CGTCGAGACCAGGATTGCAGCGTTTGGACGGTCATCGCCGCTTGCGATCGTCGCTGAGACCGACGTCGAAGCGGCGTGGGCCGGGCTATCTGTCGCGCAGCGGCGCAGCGTCATCGACGCGCTGATGGTGCCCGTGCTGCACCTGCCTGGCCGCGGAACGCGCACGTTCAATCCTGAAACCGTTGAAATCCGTTGGAAGGGTTGAGAAGTGGCGAATGTGTCGAAGTACCAGCGCGACGTAGTGATCCGCTGTAACCACGGCGTCGCGGACCTCGAGCCGGAGTATGTTTCGCGGTACCGCTTCATGGCGGAGCAGGAACTCTGGGCGCCGGTCGACCGGGGTAGCACCGAGTCGACGGACGTTGGTGGCGATGGCGGTGACGGCTGGTTCCCGGCCAAACCGGCGCCTGGCCCACGCCATAACCAGCAGAAAATTCGTTGCCGGTGCGGCAAGGAGCTGTCTATCACGACCGAGCGTCTTCAGTCGCTGCTCGCGATGGTTGCGCCTGCGGGGCAACCGGTCACGGTCACTGGGCTGCAACGCATCTTGGACCGCGGGTCTGCGTTGATGCCCAAGCGTCGGAAGTAGCTGCTAGAGTTTTTGCATTGCCGCGGCATTGCGCCGCGAGCCGAGGTCGATTGCCTCAGGTCCAACCGGATCGCTCCGGGCTAGTTCGTCATGCCCAGAGGATCCGATGTCTTCCCAGCTCGATCAGCCGTCCAAGCTCAGTCAGCGCGGCCGCGTCGCCGCGCTCACCCGGTCTCGTCCCGCTGACGACCCGGAGCTCGTCGAAGCGAAACGCAACCTGAAGGCGCTCAGCCTCGAGGAATACGTCCGCCGCGTCGTCTCTGAAGCGCCACCGCTCACCGACGAGCAGCGCGACCGAATCGCTGCACTTCTCCGCGCGGGCGGTGTCGCATGACGCTGGAACGAAGAAACCCGGGCACTTCGGCCCGGGCCACCTCGACGACGCCAATCGCTACAGCCGAGCATAACGCCAACGACACTGTGTTTCGCTTGGTCTCGCAGCAGGTGTGCTGGTGGGTCGTGCATGAGTTCGTGGCCCCGTATCTCGAGCGGGCCGGCGACTGGCCCATGGTCGGCACGCCGTCGTGGTGCCAGCTCGACGATTCCGACCCCGCGAAATGGGCCGCGGTCCTCGACGCCGCGCGGCATTGGGCGCTGCGCGTCGACACCTGCCAACACGCGCTGGCCGACGCCGGCGAGGCGATTTCAGCCGCCGAGGACTGGACGAAGGTCGCACGGATAATCAAGGGCCGCAGTGATTATCACGCGACACGGCCGTGGGCGAAGCGGATCGGTGGCCGGTGAACGATCCCCGTCTCGTCGCTCGAGGCAAAGCTGTCTCAGAGCGGCTCGCTCACTTCGATGCCGGCGGCTTCCCTGTCCTCGAGACGGACTGGTCCGCCGACATTCCGTTGCCGCCAGAGCCGCCACCCGACGACGCGCGGGCGGCTCCGTCTCGTCGAGCGCTCGAATCCGACGACGATTCGGTCATCGACGGTGCGCGGTTCATCCTCGATCAGCCGTCCGGGATCCCGGCACTGTGGGGCCGCGACGCGCAGGTGTTGTGGGCCGAGGGTGAAGCACTCATGATCGCGGGGCCGCAGGGCGTCGGAAAGACCACGCTCGCCGGCCAGCTCGTGCGCGCACTGCTCGTCGGCGGTGAAGTGCTCGGCTTGCCGGTCCAGCAGAGCGGAGGCCGGATTCTGTACCTCGCCATGGACCGGCCACGCCAGATCAGCCGATCACTGAGCCGCCAGTTCACCGAAGCCGACCGCGACGTCCTCGCCGAGCGTTTGGTGATCCGGCCCGGCCCGCCCTCGGCGAACATGGCAGCGCAACCGACGCTGCTCGTCGGGATGGCCGAGCACTACGGCGCCGACGTGGTAATCGTCGACAGTCTCAAGGACGCGGCGATCGGCCTGTCCGAGGACGAAGTCGGAGCCGGTTACAACCGCGCCCGCCAGCTCGTCCTGGCCGCCGGCGTGCAACTCGCCGAGTTGCACCACGTCGTGAAGCGCAGCACCGGCAACGACCGACCATCGTCACCGGTTGACGCGATCTACGGGTCCACGTGGCTGACGTCGGGGGCCGGGTCGATCGTGCTGCTGTCCGGCGAACCGGGTGACCCAATCGTCGGCTTCCGACACGTCAAGCAACCCGGCGACGAAGTGGGGCCGTGGCGGCTGCTGCACGACGCCGCGGCCGGTGTGCTGAGCGTCGAGCACAGCGTCGATCTCGTCGCTCTTGTGAAGGCCGGCGGACCCGATGGGCTCACGGCTAAGGGCGCCGCGCAGGCGATCACCGAGAAGCCCAATCCGACACGCGCCGACGTCGAGAAGGCGCGCCGCAAACTCGAAAGGCTGGCCGCGGACGGTGTTCTCGTGGCGGTGTCCGGCGACGATCGGCGGCAGACGACCGCATGGTTCCTCGCCGCGTCAGGCACGTCACGCCACGTCACGGATGACAGCGAAACCGCAGGTCAGGGACGTCACGGCCTGGTTGGGGATCACGAATCATGAGGCACGTCACGGATTCGCTATTTGCGCTGGTCAGCACGTCACGCACCACGTCACGCACGTCACGAAACGGCACGTCACGCCACCCACCCCTACGGGGTGAGTGGGTGGCGTGAGCACGGCACCGTGACGACCCCTGAGACAGACCCCCGAGACCACTGAGGAGAACCGATGATCCCCGAGTACGAAGACGTCCCAGGCGCGGCCGCCGCGGCACGCGCGACAGTCGCCCGCGAGTACGCGCTGCGCCGCATCGCTGCCCAGCTCGACGACACCCGGCCAACGTTCTGCCGCCCGACGACCGACGCCGAGGACGCGGAGATCCGGGCGCAAGCAGTGCGCACCGTCGAGCGCGGCGCCCAGTACGCCGGCCTGACGCTCGCCGAGGTCGACGCGGCCGAACTCGAGGTCCGGCGGGTGTACCTCGACGCCTCGGGCCGCGAGTACCTGCTGTCGGTCGCCCGTCACGAGATCACGCTGCTGTCGATGTCGGAACCGGACGGCCCTGGCCCCGATGCCGAGGGTTACCGCTTCGACGGCGGGGCGGCGCTGTGATCGCCGCCGTCACCGGTGTGGTGCTCTCGCCTGAGGACGCCGAGTTCATCGTCGGAGCGCTCGACGAGTTCACGCGCGTGCTGGCTGAGCGGCGTTCGAGTCCGTCGTCGCGGCTGGCCGGCAGCATCGAGCAGCTACGCCGCGCGACACGAAAGTGTGGTGCCCTCAGCGCGAACGCCACACCCGGCCGGAGTTCGTCAGCAGACGAAACCGAGACAGGTCACGATGCCAGCTATGCGACCTGCTCGACCGTCGAAGCTGCGCGGATTCTTGGTGTCGGCGCGAGCGCTGTCCGCAACAGCGCTCAGCGCAATCCGCGCAAGCTCGGCAGTCGCCGCGTCGGCAACCGGTGGACGCACGACCTTGCCCGCGTCGAATACCACGCTGCGCGCCGGAAGGGTCGCCGCTGATGCCTGAAGTCACCGTCGTTTCGATACCGAACGTGGATCTCGTCCGAGTCGGCGTCCACGAAATCTCAACCGGCACATGGCGAGTTGACGCTGCTGACCTCGCAGACGCCGTAGCCGCCCACCGGGCCGGTGTCGTGCGCGCCCCGGTCGTCAAGCTCGGGCACACGGGGATGGGTGACGCCGCGCCGGCTCTCGGACGCGTCACGAACCTACGGCTCGCCGAAGGCGGCGCCGTCCTGGCCGCCGACTTTGAAGGCGTCCCGAAAGCCGTCGCCGCGGTCATCCGCAGCGCGTACCCGCAACGCAGCGTCGAGGGATGGACGAACTTCACCGACCCCGCCAGCGGCCGGACCTACCGGTTCGTCCTCACCGCGGTCGCGCTGCTCGGCGCGGAGATGCCCGGAGTCGACGGCCTGACCGACCTTGGTGACGTCGCAGCGCTCTACGGTGTCGCCGCCAAACGCGTCGCGATCGCGGGGTCGACGACCCCAGCCACCTACGACGACACGGGGCGCTCACGCGCCGTCCAAGTCGCCGCCGCACGACGGCGACGCAACCAACGAACGATCGGAGTCTGAACATGCCGAACGCCCTGCTGCCGAAGCTCAACGGCCGCGAGCTGACAGTCGACGTCGCGCTGAGGACGCCGAGCGTCATCGCCGCTCGGATCGCGAAGCTCGCCGACGATCAGCTGCTGCTGCCGCAGTTCACGCACCAGCTCGGCGCGGCCGTGCAGGGCGGCGGAATGCTCTACAGCACGGTCACTGCCGCGAATTACTACACCCGCGACGACGTCGAGCAGCGCGCCCCCGGATCCCAGTACCGCGAGACCGCCGGCGTGGACCCCACCCCGCAGCTCGCGGCCGTCGAGGACTGGGGCGCGAAGGTTCAGGTTCCGGACGAGTACATCATCCGCAACAACGTCTCCTACATGGATCAGCAGACGACCCAGCTCGCCAACACGATCGCCCGCAAGCTCGATGAGCGGTTGCTCGCCAAGCTCAGCGAAGCGTTCAACGATGGCTCGAACACCGTTCCGGGCAACAGCTGGTTGGACCTCGTGACGGTCGGCGATCCCGCGACGCTCACCCCGTCCGCCGCACTGCCATCGGCCGACCTCGCCGCTGCCCAGCTCGCGGCCGACATGCAGGAACTCGGCGTGAAACACGACCTCCTCGTGGTGCATCCGCAGGAAGCGTTCGCGCTGAAAGTGGCGTACGCCGACAAGCTCGACGACATGCTGAAGTCGGCCGGCGTCAGTTTATTCACCAACCCGCGTCTGACAGCCGGCACAGCGTTCGCGCTCCAGAAGGGCACAGTCGGGACGGTCGGCTTCGAGATCGGACTGACCGTCGACGTCATCGACGACCGGCACACCCGCTCCAAGTGGGTGCAGGCCTACGTCGTCCCGGCGATCGCCATCGACCGAATCCAGGCCGCCAAGAAGCTGACCGGTCTCGCCTCGTAAGCGCCGCCCACCCACCCCGGAAGGAACCGTCAACATGGCAATCACGCTGGACGACACGCAGACCGCCGAGCTACTCACCGCGCTCGGACTGCCCGCCGACACCACCGACCCGGACCTCGTCGTCGAGACCGTCAAGGATCTCGCCGCGCAGGTGGCCGACCTCGACCCCGAGAAGCCGTCCACCGTCGCAGCCGCCGCCAAACGCGCCGGCATGGAGCTGCTCGACAAGGAAACCGCCGAAGCGCTGCGCCGCGACGCCTCTGAAGGCCGCAAGATGGTCGCGGCCGCCACACAACAGCGCATCGAAGCATCCGTCGAAGACGCCATCCGCAAGGGCAAGATCACCCCGGCGCGCCGTAAGCACTGGGTCAACCTCATCGGCGCCGACCCCGGCATGGCCGACATCCTCGCCAGCGTGCCCAACGAGACCGCCGCCCCTATGTCCGAACTCGGCCACGGCCAGAACCCCGAACCCGGCGCCGAACTCACCGAGCCCGCCGCCTGGTTCCACTGACCCACACAGGCCCGCGGCCCTGCAACGCCGCGCGGGTCGGCGCGCACCGCTGCCACG
Above is a window of Mycolicibacterium baixiangningiae DNA encoding:
- a CDS encoding DUF2742 domain-containing protein → MTLERRNPGTSARATSTTPIATAEHNANDTVFRLVSQQVCWWVVHEFVAPYLERAGDWPMVGTPSWCQLDDSDPAKWAAVLDAARHWALRVDTCQHALADAGEAISAAEDWTKVARIIKGRSDYHATRPWAKRIGGR
- a CDS encoding AAA family ATPase, with protein sequence MNDPRLVARGKAVSERLAHFDAGGFPVLETDWSADIPLPPEPPPDDARAAPSRRALESDDDSVIDGARFILDQPSGIPALWGRDAQVLWAEGEALMIAGPQGVGKTTLAGQLVRALLVGGEVLGLPVQQSGGRILYLAMDRPRQISRSLSRQFTEADRDVLAERLVIRPGPPSANMAAQPTLLVGMAEHYGADVVIVDSLKDAAIGLSEDEVGAGYNRARQLVLAAGVQLAELHHVVKRSTGNDRPSSPVDAIYGSTWLTSGAGSIVLLSGEPGDPIVGFRHVKQPGDEVGPWRLLHDAAAGVLSVEHSVDLVALVKAGGPDGLTAKGAAQAITEKPNPTRADVEKARRKLERLAADGVLVAVSGDDRRQTTAWFLAASGTSRHVTDDSETAGQGRHGLVGDHES
- a CDS encoding major capsid protein; protein product: MPNALLPKLNGRELTVDVALRTPSVIAARIAKLADDQLLLPQFTHQLGAAVQGGGMLYSTVTAANYYTRDDVEQRAPGSQYRETAGVDPTPQLAAVEDWGAKVQVPDEYIIRNNVSYMDQQTTQLANTIARKLDERLLAKLSEAFNDGSNTVPGNSWLDLVTVGDPATLTPSAALPSADLAAAQLAADMQELGVKHDLLVVHPQEAFALKVAYADKLDDMLKSAGVSLFTNPRLTAGTAFALQKGTVGTVGFEIGLTVDVIDDRHTRSKWVQAYVVPAIAIDRIQAAKKLTGLAS
- a CDS encoding phage protease, producing MAITLDDTQTAELLTALGLPADTTDPDLVVETVKDLAAQVADLDPEKPSTVAAAAKRAGMELLDKETAEALRRDASEGRKMVAAATQQRIEASVEDAIRKGKITPARRKHWVNLIGADPGMADILASVPNETAAPMSELGHGQNPEPGAELTEPAAWFH